A segment of the Acidobacteriota bacterium genome:
GAACCACTACGGCGTCGCGCGCGAGGCGGCAGCCATCTACGACCGCGAGTTGAAACCCATCGTTGCGAAGCTGCCAAAGGCGAAAGGCAAAGCAGATTTCAGGATAGAGATTGAAGACAAGCAAGGCTGCGCGCGCTATACCTCGCGGATCCTCCGCGGGGTGAAGATCGGGCCATCGCCCAAGAGGATCGCTGAGCGGTTACAGAGAAACGACGCGCGCCCCATCAACTCCGCCGCCGACGCCACCAACTACAACCTGATCGAGATGGGACACCCCACCCACGCCTTCGATCTCGACACGCTCGAGGGCGGCAAGATCATCGTCCGGCACGCGCGCGCGGGCGAGAAGTTGAAGACGCTCGATGGCGTCGAACGCACGCTGACCACCGACGACCTCGTCATCGCCGACGCGAAGAAGCCCGTCGCGCTCGCCGGCGTGATGGGCGGCTTTGACACCATGATCACAAACTCGACGACGAACGTGCTCATCGAGGCGGCGTGGTTCGATCCGGCGACGGTGCGCGCGATGTCGCGCCGTCACGGCATGCACACCGACGCCTCGCACCGCTTCGAGCGCGGCGCCGACTGGGGCGCGACGTCATTGGCGTGCGCGCGCGTCGCGCAGCTGATCTTAGGTGTGAACGGCGGGGAAGGCTCGGGCGGCGAGCTCGAAGGCGGCGAGATTGACGCCGTCGCGCGCAAAATAAAACGTCCGACGCTGCGCCTGCGCGGGACCGAAGTCGAGCGCCACCTCGGCCAGAAGATCCCGGCGGCCCGCATCGCCGGCATCCTCAAGCGGCTCGGCTTCCAGCTCGGCGGCAGCGGCAAGCCCGCCTGGACGGTCATCGTCCCCACCTGGCGCCTCGACGTGGAGCGCGAGATCGACCTCATCGAAGAGATCGCGCGCATCTACGGCTACAACAATTTCTCGAATACGCTGCCCGGCTTCTCGGGCTCGGTCGTCGAGCTGCCCACCGCGGCGAAAGAAGAAAAGACGCGGCGCACGCTTCTCGCGCTCGGCTACCACGAGGCCATGACCTACTCGTTCCTATCACCCGCCGACGCGAAGGCGTTTTCCGGCGGGCAGGCCATCGAGTTGGCCAATCCGCTGAACGAGGAGCTTTCCGTGATGCGGACGTCGCTCGTTCCCGGCATGCTCGAGATGCTGGCGCACAACCTCAACCGCGACGTGAAAGACGTTCGCCTTTTCGAGGCCGGCCACATATTCGAAGCACTCGCCGGTGGCGTGAACGAAGTTCCCGCCATCTGCCTGGGCGCGACCGGCAACGCGGCGCCGGCGAACGTGCACGAGAAACCGCGCGCGTATTCGTTCTTCGACCTCAAAGGCGACCTTGAGGCGCTGCTCTCCGGCTTCGAGCACAAAGCTCTCTACTTCGACGCGCACGCGACGGACTACTACCATCCGGACCGCGCCGCGCGTGCGGTGATGGATGGCGAGACGGTCGCGCGCTTCGGCCAGCTCCATCTTCCTGCCGACGTCGCCGCGAAGCGCAAGTTGAAGCAAGAGGTCTACGTTGCGGAGATCTTCGCCGACCGCCTCTACAAGCGCGGCTTGCGCGAGCCCAAGTACACGCCGCTCTCGAAGTTCCCCGCGGTCGAGCGCGACTTCTCTTTCGTCATGCCCGACGGCGTAAGCTTCGAGCGCATCTGGGCCGCGGTGGACGCGCTGAAGCTCGCCGCGCTGCGCAGCTTCGAGCCTGCCGAGATCTTCCGTGGCGGCGCCGTGCCCGCGGGCAAGCAGTCACTGCTGTTGCGCGCGGTCTTCCAATCGGACGAGCGGACGCTGCGCGACGACGAGGTCGCGGGCTGGGCGCAGCGGATCGTGAAAGCGCTCGAAGCGCTGGGCGGAAATCTGCGCTCGTAAGCGGCGCCCTTCGGGTTTACCATGTGCGGACTTCTTTCTTGTGACCCGAGGAGGTACGCCATGGCTTTTACTCCCGACGAGGTTCGCGCCAACCGCGACTACTTCGCAGAAAAACTCAAGGCGGAAAAGCAGCGCAGCGACGTGCTGAAGGCGGTGGAGGGCAAGGCTCCCTTCGACTTCGTTCTTCTGGACACGCGCGGCGGCGAGGCCTTCGCCGCCGGCCACATCCCGGGTGCGTGGAGCGCGGGGCTCGAAGACCTGGAGCGCGCCGCCGGTCTTCTGCCGAAGGACAAAGCGATCGTGACCTATTGCTGGGGACACGACTGACAGCTCTCCGCCAAAGTGGCTCTGCAGTTGGCAGAGCGCGGGTTCTTCGTCCAAGAGATGAACATCGGCTGGAAAGAGTGGACGTACAATCGGCACCCTGTCCATGTCGGCAAAGCCGAGATCGATGGCGTCCGCTGCAGCTGCAGCAAGTAAGCGAACCGAGAAAGACCGAGGTGCACCGTGAACCTCTCGCGCCGGAACTTCCTTCGCGTTGGCGGCATCGGCCTGGGCGCCGCCGCCACTTCCGCGCTGCCCATGCCGATCGCTGCATTCGCGCAACGATGCGGCGAGCCGCCACGCACGCCGAAAACCGCCGGCGGACTCTCGTATCCCATCCTGCTCAACGGCAACGAGAACCCTTACGGACCGCTGCCCAAGGTGAAGGCCGCGATGCCGGAGACGCTGGCGCTCGCGAACCGCTATCCTGACTTCAAGTATGAAAAGCTGGTCGCGACCGTTGCCAAGACGCACAAGGTGAAGCCGGAGCAGGTGCACGTTTCCTGCGGCTCCACCGAGATCCTGAAGATGGCGGCGGACGAGTTCGCCGCGAACGGCGCGCGCCTGGTGGTGCCGCATCCCACCTTTGAAGCCATCGCGCACTACACCGAGGCCGAGCATGGCAGAGTGGTGCAGGTGCCGCTGCGTCCCGACTATAGTCACGATCTTCCCAATATGCTGAAGGCGATGGGCTCGGGGCCGGGGCTGTTCTACATCTGCAATCCGAATAATCCTACGGCCAGCCTCACGGCGCGCGCGGAGATCGAGGACTTCATCAAGAAGATCCCGCCCAACACCTACGTGCTGGTCGATGAGGCGTATCACCACTTCGCCGTCGGCGCTCCCGGATATCAGTCGTTCCTCGATCATCCGGTGGACGACGAGCGCGTCTTCGTGGCGCGCACCTTCTCCAAGGTCTATGGCATGGCGGGATTGCGTCTCGGCTACGCCGTCGGCGCCGTCCCCACCATCAAGCGGCTCGACACCGAAGAGCTCTACGACGACGTGAACTGCGTCGCGGCCCACTGCGGCGCGCTCGCCCTCGAAGATACCGCTGAGATGCTGCAGGCGGTCGAGCGCATCAACGGCGACCGCGCCGCCTTCCTCGCCGAATGTGACAAGCGCGGCATCAAGTACGTGCCCTCGTACGCGAACTTCG
Coding sequences within it:
- a CDS encoding rhodanese-like domain-containing protein; translation: MAFTPDEVRANRDYFAEKLKAEKQRSDVLKAVEGKAPFDFVLLDTRGGEAFAAGHIPGAWSAGLEDLERAAGLLPKDKAIVTYCWGHD
- the pheT gene encoding phenylalanine--tRNA ligase subunit beta, whose amino-acid sequence is MKVLISWLREFVDLKADDQALARDLTMAGISVESVEKVGNDTVFTMEITTNRPDAMNHYGVAREAAAIYDRELKPIVAKLPKAKGKADFRIEIEDKQGCARYTSRILRGVKIGPSPKRIAERLQRNDARPINSAADATNYNLIEMGHPTHAFDLDTLEGGKIIVRHARAGEKLKTLDGVERTLTTDDLVIADAKKPVALAGVMGGFDTMITNSTTNVLIEAAWFDPATVRAMSRRHGMHTDASHRFERGADWGATSLACARVAQLILGVNGGEGSGGELEGGEIDAVARKIKRPTLRLRGTEVERHLGQKIPAARIAGILKRLGFQLGGSGKPAWTVIVPTWRLDVEREIDLIEEIARIYGYNNFSNTLPGFSGSVVELPTAAKEEKTRRTLLALGYHEAMTYSFLSPADAKAFSGGQAIELANPLNEELSVMRTSLVPGMLEMLAHNLNRDVKDVRLFEAGHIFEALAGGVNEVPAICLGATGNAAPANVHEKPRAYSFFDLKGDLEALLSGFEHKALYFDAHATDYYHPDRAARAVMDGETVARFGQLHLPADVAAKRKLKQEVYVAEIFADRLYKRGLREPKYTPLSKFPAVERDFSFVMPDGVSFERIWAAVDALKLAALRSFEPAEIFRGGAVPAGKQSLLLRAVFQSDERTLRDDEVAGWAQRIVKALEALGGNLRS
- a CDS encoding aminotransferase class I/II-fold pyridoxal phosphate-dependent enzyme produces the protein MNLSRRNFLRVGGIGLGAAATSALPMPIAAFAQRCGEPPRTPKTAGGLSYPILLNGNENPYGPLPKVKAAMPETLALANRYPDFKYEKLVATVAKTHKVKPEQVHVSCGSTEILKMAADEFAANGARLVVPHPTFEAIAHYTEAEHGRVVQVPLRPDYSHDLPNMLKAMGSGPGLFYICNPNNPTASLTARAEIEDFIKKIPPNTYVLVDEAYHHFAVGAPGYQSFLDHPVDDERVFVARTFSKVYGMAGLRLGYAVGAVPTIKRLDTEELYDDVNCVAAHCGALALEDTAEMLQAVERINGDRAAFLAECDKRGIKYVPSYANFVLLHVGSLSREVRATMHAQGILVGRPFALLNPWLRISLGLPEEMRAFWTAWDGMKDCLGDVTKS